GTATACGGGAGATTTTGTAAATCATGGAACATCTCAGGAACAGGAAGATCTAAAAAAAGTAATGGAAAACTGTGTACTGGGTACTTTAGCAACCTTTGGAATCTTAGGAAATCATGATTACGGAGAAAATTGGGAGGATGCAGAATGTTCAGAAAAAGTATGTGATACTCTTAGTAACTCAGGGATTACAATGCTTAGGAATGCCCAACAGGAAAGTCATGGTTTACATTTTATAGGATTTGAAGATCTATGGTCACCTTATTTTCACCCTTCAGAAGTGATGGCACAGTATAATCCTTCAAAAGCCAATATTGTGCTTTGTCATAATCCAGATGCTTGTGATAAGAACATCTGGAATGGTTATCAAGGCTGGATTTTGAGTGGCCATACCCATGGCGGACAATGCAGAATTCCGGGAATCGTTACTCCCATACTTCCGGTAAAAAATAAAGAATATATATCCGGAGAGATTGATCTGAAAGATGGAAGAATGTTGTATATCAATCGTGCTCTTGGACATTCTTTCCAAGTAAGATTTATGGTTCGCCCCGAAATCACTGTTTTTACATTAACTCAAGCTTAAAAAATTAATTAAATGAAAAACAAAGAAATCATCAACCTTGGAAAATCCATATTTGGAGTATTTTTTATACTGGGAACAATCTTCCTTTTAGGAGGAGTAATAACCAGAGATGAAGTATTTGCTAGAGCAGGCTATATACTGTTTTATTTCGGAGTGCCGGCAAATCTGTTGTGTGTATTATCCTTTTTGATTTACGGTATAATACATCGTCCGAAATTTTTAGCCTGCTTAAAGACAGTTGGTATACTCTCAATCAATATTCCCATTGCAATTCTATATGGGGCAATAGGGATCAGTTTATTTTATTAAATTATTCAAAAGATGTCAGAAAGAAATATTTTAAATTTAGGAAAAGCTGTATTTGGCGTGTTTTTCCTCATAGGAAACATTTGCCTTTTCGGATATATTTTAACTAAAGATTTCAAATTTGCAAGTCTGGGCTTTTTAATTGTTAGCTATGGGGCTGCTTTCAACCTCATTGTTTTAGCAGGTCTCATGCTCTACGGATTGATCGATAAGAATAAAACCAAAACCTGCTTTCAGTCAGCAGGATATCTTCTCATTATTATACCCTTTGCTATTCTTTATATCATAATAGGTTGGGATCTTGTTTTTTAAAATACATGCACTATGAAAAAAATACGTGTTCAGTTTCTGCTTTTTGTATACGATAAAACTCAAAAACTATACAGAAAATACTTTAAAAAGAAAAAAAGGCAATGGCAGTTCAATGAAAGGCAGCTGCTGGAATTTCAGGAAGATTCACTGGGAAGAAAGCTAGGAGAATTCTACCACAAACACGGGTTTTCTATGATCCCTAAAATGGAAAATCACGATGTTCATCATCTCATTACTGATTGTGGAACCAACTTCGAGGATGAAATTGCCATGCAATACCTCTTGTTAGGAAACGGAAAACTCAATGCCCATCTTTTAGCAGCTATTGTACTGGGAACCTTGATTCTGCCGGAATATATCAAAATATATGGTAAAGCTTACAGGAAAGGGCAAACGATGAGGGCTTTTCATCAATGGGACTTCGAAGGTTTACTTTGGCAGAACTTTGAGCATCTGAAAGACTTTATCCAACAGAAAGATCCGGTTGCTTTACATTAAAAACGCATCATATAGAAAATATAAAGTTCAGTTCTACCGGGAAATATACTTTTGCTATCTCTCTTGGTCTGGGAACATTTTTGTTTTTATTATTTTTTATCACTAGAAGTGAATATTTGCTGGTTTGCGGATTAATGTATGTAATCCTTGCAGTACTTGTGAACGTAACAGTACTTTTATGTGAACTGATTGTTTTTCTGCTGGACATTTCTGAAAGAAAAGACTCAGGAAACTCTGTTCTCCTTTTATTGGCAAATATTCCAATTGCAGTAATATATCTCCTAACCATTTTCAATTTTTGTTAAACTAACTTCTAATTATTATATACTATGAAAACACATCACTATATATTTTTAACAACAGCTCTGTTTGTTATCCTTTTCTACGATCAGGACATGGGGCTGAATTTTGGAATCCTTGGGATTCTATATACAATTCTGAATTTCTTTAAAACTCCTCAAAAAAACAAAACCAGGGTATTTTACTTGCTTACAGGGACAAGTTTACTTTCGGGAGTTGCATTTGCATGGTATGGTGACTTTCCGTCATTCCTGGCAGTGGCCAGTTCGCTTCTTTTATTAGCTTATAAATCAAGGAACAGGAAAATGAAGATCCTTTTTTTAATTCCTGTTTTTATAACCAATGGCTGTACTTCAATCTGCAGAATTTTTATGTTGGATAAATGGCTGCCTCAAAAGAATATTCCGGGAATGTGGCAGAAGATCATGGCCTTTGTACTCATTCCTTTAGTTCTTATTTCCGTCTTCTTTGGAATTTATGCCACAGGGAGTGATCATTTTGCAGCTCTTTTTACAGATTATGAACTGGATCTCAATCTTTGGCAGGTCTTCTGTCTTACCGTTTTAGGCTTTTTAATCGCTTTTAATTTCTGGAACTTCGCGGTGGAAAAATTGATCTATAAAAACCATCACTTTTTGGATAATGACTTTCAGAAAAGTGTTCAGATTCCTAAATCAACCTATTCGTTCCTTGATCTGGATGCAGAAAGAATGAGTGGTGTAATATCTTTCTTCTGTCTGAATATTTTGCTGGTATTCTTCATTATCACCTATAATTATGAACAGTTTTATGAAGTTTCCAAAACACCGGTTCAGCTTTCAGAAGAAACTCATGAACGTGTCAATGCAGTTATCATGTCTATTGTAATGGCTATCCTGGTCATTATGTTTTACTTTAAATCAGGATTCAATTTTGATCCTAAAGCCAAGCTGCTGAAAATTTTAGCTAAAGTCTGGATTGTTTTAAATGCTGTATTGATCCTCTCTGCAGCAGCCAAAAACTATGAATATATCGTCAACTATGCCTTTACTTATAAAAGATTGGGTGTTTTTGCATTCCTTCTTTTATCTCTGGTGGGACTTGGTTTAACCTTCATTAAAATTCAAAGACAAAAAAGAAATGCCTTCCTCTTCAATACCATGGCGTGGTATCTTTATGGAACCATTTTGATTTGCAGCTATATCAACTGGGGTGGTTTTATTACTTCACAGAATATGAAGCGAAAAGATTTTGCGGTGAATTATCATTTGGGATCTGTTAACTTCAGCGAAAAAGGTTTGTTGAAATATGCAGATGAAAAGAATAATCAAAAGCTTAAAAGAGCTCTTCAGGACAAAATCAAAGGAGAAAAGTCAAAATCTTTCCTTTCAAAGATCATCTATTATCAAACCATCAAATAAAAATAAAACAAGATGAAAAAGTTAATGGAATCTCCAAGATTTAAAATGAATTCTTTGTTGATATTAATGACCCTGTTCTGTTTCAGCCTTTCCCTTTTCAGGTATTATATCAGCGAAACAAAAGTATTTTTATTTCTGAACTGGAATCTGTTTCTGGCATGGATCCCTTTATTTCTAAGTACTTTTATATTGGCATTCAATATTAAAAGCAAAATATCCCTTGCTTTGATCATTATTGTCTGGATCTTATTTTTCCCAAATTCACCCTATATCCTGACCGATCTTTTTCATTTAAAAGTAAGAAATACAATTCCTATCTGGTATGATCTGATTGTAATACTTTCTTATGCCTGGACAGGGCTTATCTGTGGGTTTTTAAGCCTTAATGATATTGAAAAACTTCTGTCAGGTTACAGTAAACAAAAAGTTATCAATGGAATTGTAGTCCTCTTTCTTTTTATGAGCAGCTTTGGAGTGTATCTGGGAAGATTTCTAAGATGGAACAGCTGGGATGTCCTGAATAATCCTTTTGGATTGTTTAATGATATTGTCGTACGATTTATATATCCGCTGGAGTACACAAAAACCTGGGGTGTTACCCTTTTAATGGGAATTATGCTCAATTTTATGTATTTCACTTTTAAACTGATTAGAAATAATAGCGGGGAGCCTGTTCAGTCTAAAAATCTAGTCGGTTAAAAGAGTTGGAACAATTTTAGCATTTAAAAAAGACTGATTAACCAGGATTGAATTGAAAAGGGAAATTTGAACATTGATAATTTCTAATGAAACAGGGTTCAGAAGTATGGAAGACTATAATAACTTCCATCTTCCAGCCTCCATCTTCCAATTTTTTCCAATCTTAAAATTGATTATTATGAAAAAAAGCTTATTGTTAATACCATTGATTATTATTTCATGTAAAAAAGATCCTGCTGTGGCAGATGTATCTCAAAAGGATTCAACGATCGTAACTGAAATGCCGGACTCTGTTTATAAAGCAGATTCTGTAGCGCTGAGAAAGAAAGATTCAATCATTAACAATGCTCCTGCTACTAAGGAAGTTTTACAAAAAGGAGTAATGAGAAGTGAGAAAGAAGGGCAGATCGTAAGAACGGCAGATGCATCTCAGCTTCCTTTCACAATAGGTGAAGAATTCAAAAAAGATGATCAGGAACTGGTTTTAAAGCTAACCCATTTTGAACAATCTCATATCAAGGCAAAAATCTCAACAAAAGAAAAAGAATTTAATATCAGATTCAATCAGATAAAACTTCCTAATGGAAATTATGATGGCCCATTCGGAAGAGAACTTACTTATGAAATTCCTGAAAAAGGAGAAGTATGGCTGATTATTGGAAAAAGTAATATGGCTTCCGGGAATACCAAAGGACATTTTACAGTGAGTATTGAATAGTTTTTATCATTTTGGTACAGTTTCTGCAAATTGATAGAAGAAGTTTAAATTTAAAAATTATGAAAAATATAGTTCTAACAGCAATGGCCGCTTCAGCTGTACTTGTAAGTTGCGGAACCGTACAGTCGCTCGTTCAGAATACATTCCCATATACAACGAATGTTTTAGTTTCTACAGGGGTACCTGTTGATAAAGAAGTTTCTTCAACGGCAACAGCTACCAATGTACAAACATGGTTTGGAGGAAATAATAATGCCCAGATCAAAGATGTAAGAATCTCTGATGCTAAAATTTCTGTGGCATCTCCTTCCGGAGGAAATCTAAGTGCATTTAAAACGATTAAAATATATGTTTCATCCAACGGAACAGGGGAAAGGCTCATCGCATCCCGTTCCAATATCTCTACCAATTCATCCAGCATGAGCTTGGATTTGAATGATACAGGATTCTTGGATAGCATTGTAAAAAGCTCAGGGCTTACTGTAAGAACCGTTTATGAATTGAAGAACCAAACATCTTCAGATATGAACATTAAAGTTGCCCTTAATTTCAGCAGTGTTCCTGCAAAATAATTTTGTACAAACAGTCTATGACTAAAAAAACTCCTTTCAAAATACTGAAAGGAGTTTTTTGCTTTAAAGGAAAATATTGTCTCTTAATTATAATTTAGTAAACTTCTCTAGAACTCGTCTTGAGCCTTCATTGATATTCATGATATATTGCCCAGTAGGAAGGTGAGAAATAATAATCCTCTCTCCGGAAGAAACTGTACTTTTTATCACTGATCGTCCTTGCATATTGATGATTTCAACCTCTAATTTTTTATCTTCAGTACTCTGAATCGCTATATAATTACTGGAAGGATTAGGATATATTTTTACCTCAAGTGCAGGAAGTGCTTTAACAGAAACTGCAGATTTACCTTCCAACTGTAAAATGGCATTTCTCACATTTGGAAGTGGACCTATTTTTTTATTAACATCAGTACCACCTTGTGGAATTCCCGTAGAAACCAAAAGGTTTTTCATAGCAGCCGGACTTAAATATTGCCCCTTAGTCTGACGGTAAAAAGATTGTATAAGTACTGCTGCAGAAGCTACTGTAGGAGTTGCAGAGCTTGTTCCACTGAAATAATTGTATGTTCTGTTGTTGTCATTATCATACTTTGCATACGATCCATATCCTGCAGCCAAACACTGCTGCCCCATCCCTGTACGTCCACTCTGCTCCCATAAGTGCTGAAACTTTGTTTTGAATGTGTTGTGTTAGGAGTTCCGGCTCCTACAATGATGGCTCCACTGTTGCCTCTGGCTCTGTATGCTGCATAAAAAGGTTCATCAAGATCCTGATTTCCGTTTCCTGCTGCTGCAATGATGATGATTCCCGAATCTGTAGCTGCTTTTGTAAGATCCCAGATCACGCTATCATATTCAGCAGGACAATATTCACCGTTTTTTCCACCGGTCTGCATTTCATACAGGATAATATCTCCGGCTTGAGAAGCATTAATGGATCTGCTGACTGCTGAAGCTCTGTTATATCCAACGGTAGTCCATTCCATATATCCTTTTATTTCTGAGGCATTGTAAACCGCACCCGTAAGCCCAATATTATCTTTTATAGATCCTAAAATGCTTACCACAGCAGTACCATGATCTCTATAATTATTTCCTGATAATCCCGAGTTTGGAGAATATCCGGGCTCTAATTGGATAGAATTCTGATTGGTTAACATTTCATGAGTTTTATAGAAACCATATTCTACATCACGAATACGAATATTTTGCCCGGTGATTCCTCTTGACCATGCATATTTTGCATTAATGCCCGGATTGTCATTCAAATAGGTTTGTACACTTTCCAGATCCGGAGTGGTAACAAACATATTGACCAATGGTGGTTCAATAGGGGTGCTACTCATCACCGATACATATTCTATTTCAGGAAACTTTTCAAGGGTCTGAGTCAATCTTTGGAAAGTATCATCATTTTGAACAGGAACATTCGCTTTAAATATTCTTTTAAGCTTTTGAACAGATTCTCCAGAGTTTCCATTCATTTTGCTGTTTTCCATCATTTCATTAATTTTCTTATCACTGAAACCCAGATCATAAGTAAATGAAATTCCATTTTCTTTAACAAATCTTTCCAATTCAGCATTTTTTTCAAATGCATCTTTCTCTGAAGTGACACCTTTTGA
The Chryseobacterium tructae genome window above contains:
- a CDS encoding Coq4 family protein gives rise to the protein MKKIRVQFLLFVYDKTQKLYRKYFKKKKRQWQFNERQLLEFQEDSLGRKLGEFYHKHGFSMIPKMENHDVHHLITDCGTNFEDEIAMQYLLLGNGKLNAHLLAAIVLGTLILPEYIKIYGKAYRKGQTMRAFHQWDFEGLLWQNFEHLKDFIQQKDPVALH
- a CDS encoding S8 family peptidase; protein product: MGQQCLAAGYGSYAKYDNDNNRTYNYFSGTSSATPTVASAAVLIQSFYRQTKGQYLSPAAMKNLLVSTGIPQGGTDVNKKIGPLPNVRNAILQLEGKSAVSVKALPALEVKIYPNPSSNYIAIQSTEDKKLEVEIINMQGRSVIKSTVSSGERIIISHLPTGQYIMNINEGSRRVLEKFTKL
- a CDS encoding S8 family serine peptidase; protein product: MKTKIKLLIVFMFCFVLSFGQSLSNRSSKQNDQIYVCFSKGVTSEKDAFEKNAELERFVKENGISFTYDLGFSDKKINEMMENSKMNGNSGESVQKLKRIFKANVPVQNDDTFQRLTQTLEKFPEIEYVSVMSSTPIEPPLVNMFVTTPDLESVQTYLNDNPGINAKYAWSRGITGQNIRIRDVEYGFYKTHEMLTNQNSIQLEPGYSPNSGLSGNNYRDHGTAVVSILGSIKDNIGLTGAVYNASEIKGYMEWTTVGYNRASAVSRSINASQAGDIILYEMQTGGKNGEYCPAEYDSVIWDLTKAATDSGIIIIAAAGNGNQDLDEPFYAAYRARGNSGAIIVGAGTPNTTHSKQSFSTYGSRVDVQGWGSSVWLQDMDRMQSMIMTTTEHTIISVEQALQLLQ
- a CDS encoding metallophosphoesterase is translated as MNRKTFLKKILQISVLGAFPGLYSWQVEPFWVEFVQRKLPVKNLPKALDGKILMQISDLHVGARFDWNFLIDSFQKAKQYKPDFVVYTGDFVNHGTSQEQEDLKKVMENCVLGTLATFGILGNHDYGENWEDAECSEKVCDTLSNSGITMLRNAQQESHGLHFIGFEDLWSPYFHPSEVMAQYNPSKANIVLCHNPDACDKNIWNGYQGWILSGHTHGGQCRIPGIVTPILPVKNKEYISGEIDLKDGRMLYINRALGHSFQVRFMVRPEITVFTLTQA
- a CDS encoding DUF1361 domain-containing protein, coding for MKKLMESPRFKMNSLLILMTLFCFSLSLFRYYISETKVFLFLNWNLFLAWIPLFLSTFILAFNIKSKISLALIIIVWILFFPNSPYILTDLFHLKVRNTIPIWYDLIVILSYAWTGLICGFLSLNDIEKLLSGYSKQKVINGIVVLFLFMSSFGVYLGRFLRWNSWDVLNNPFGLFNDIVVRFIYPLEYTKTWGVTLLMGIMLNFMYFTFKLIRNNSGEPVQSKNLVG
- a CDS encoding DUF4173 domain-containing protein; translated protein: MKTHHYIFLTTALFVILFYDQDMGLNFGILGILYTILNFFKTPQKNKTRVFYLLTGTSLLSGVAFAWYGDFPSFLAVASSLLLLAYKSRNRKMKILFLIPVFITNGCTSICRIFMLDKWLPQKNIPGMWQKIMAFVLIPLVLISVFFGIYATGSDHFAALFTDYELDLNLWQVFCLTVLGFLIAFNFWNFAVEKLIYKNHHFLDNDFQKSVQIPKSTYSFLDLDAERMSGVISFFCLNILLVFFIITYNYEQFYEVSKTPVQLSEETHERVNAVIMSIVMAILVIMFYFKSGFNFDPKAKLLKILAKVWIVLNAVLILSAAAKNYEYIVNYAFTYKRLGVFAFLLLSLVGLGLTFIKIQRQKRNAFLFNTMAWYLYGTILICSYINWGGFITSQNMKRKDFAVNYHLGSVNFSEKGLLKYADEKNNQKLKRALQDKIKGEKSKSFLSKIIYYQTIK